From the genome of Triticum aestivum cultivar Chinese Spring chromosome 3B, IWGSC CS RefSeq v2.1, whole genome shotgun sequence, one region includes:
- the LOC123066801 gene encoding uncharacterized protein, protein MDAASDGMRLPYDVLLDILRRLPGRDVCASQCVCRAWRDIVNNDHWLSLERYFPRRAFPGLFVNKTGCRSNTSFFAPPANRGMPGFRSPVYPHQAIVYQSCNGLLLLEEGGDYILNPVTARYTRLPQPSMPYYWHGISLAFDPAVSFHYHVFRFPEGGLLKEPLSATITQGEVPPLEEAQAEEFEEPLKKVLSMLMYSSCTGHWEDREFTPGLCASGHLYDMVSRAPESYEGPFHSSNYWRGSVYMHCHNSVLVILHPSKGTYDMVQLPGEPCGPKSWYSLPKNSVLASYERGVHYVVTNNSQLRVWMLTELTNGQLGWELVHDAGLNLHGHMIRTLKIQPKMIWRIVGSNGGPVSLSDYEIEDDWATPHESEYSWDSDEDNYIDMVGGADHHESVEQGAYCRIMGFHPHKNALILALSGAVVVYHLDTSRMQYLGDEDELDKDNSQHACCVEHSFIYRPCYKDMLPRGKLSMPPQNDIRSNST, encoded by the coding sequence ATGGACGCAGCCAGCGACGGCATGCGCTTGCCCTACGACGTGCTCCTCGACATCCTCCGCCGCCTGCCGGGGCGCGACGTTTGCGCGTCCCAGTGCGTGTGCCGCGCGTGGCGTGACATAGTCAACAACGACCACTGGCTCTCCCTAGAGCGCTACTTCCCCCGGCGCGCCTTCCCCGGCCTCTTTGTCAACAAGACAGGGTGCCGCTCCAATACATCCTTCTTTGCGCCCCCAGCCAATCGCGGCATGCCTGGCTTCAGGAGCCCCGTCTACCCGCACCAGGCGATAGTATACCAGTCCTGcaatggcctcctcctcctcgaggagGGGGGCGATTACATTCTCAACCCAGTGACAGCGCGGTATACTCGTCTGCCGCAGCCATCGATGCCGTATTACTGGCATGGCATATCTCTGGCTTTCGACCCTGCCGTGTCGTTCCACTACCATGTGTTCCGCTTTCCCGAGGGTGGCTTGCTCAAGGAGCCATTATCAGCCACTATAACGCAAGGCGAGGTTCCGCCGCTCGAGGAAGCACAAGCAGAGGAGTTCGAGGAACCCCTGAAAAAAGTGTTGTCAATGTTAATGTACTCTTCATGCACAGGGCACTGGGAGGACCGAGAGTTCACACCTGGACTTTGTGCATCGGGGCACCTCTACGACATGGTTAGCAGAGCGCCTGAGAGCTACGAGGGTCCATTTCATTCATCTAATTACTGGCGTGGGTCTGTCTATATGCATTGCCACAACAGCGTCCTCGTGATTCTACACCCCTCGAAGGGAACTTATGATATGGTCCAGCTTCCCGGAGAACCCTGCGGTCCAAAAAGCTGGTACTCGCTTCCCAAAAATTCTGTCTTAGCAAGCTATGAGAGAGGGGTACATTATGTGGTGACTAACAATTCACAGCTTCGAGTATGGATGCTAACGGAATTGACCAATGGACAACTAGGTTGGGAATTGGTACACGACGCCGGCCTCAACCTGCATGGTCATATGATTCGTACTCTTAAAATACAACCCAAGATGATATGGAGGATTGTTGGAAGCAATGGAGGACCAGTCAGCTTGTCCGACTATGAGATAGAGGACGATTGGGCCACACCacatgaatctgaatattcatgggACTCTGATGAGGACAACTACATCGACATGGTTGGAGGCGCCGACCACCATGAGTCGGTAGAACAGGGTGCCTACTGCAGAATCATGGGATTCCATCCACACAAGAATGCACTCATCCTCGCTCTTAGCGGCGCGGTGGTAGTGTATCATCTCGACACCTCGAGGATGCAGTATCTGGGAGACGAGGACGAGCTTGATAAAGACAACTCGCAACACGCTTGCTGTGTCGAGCATTCGTTCATTTACCGACCTTGCTATAAGGACATGCTACCAAGAGGGAAATTATCGATGCCGCCACAAAATGATATACGATCCAATTCTACATAG